Proteins from a single region of Stigmatella erecta:
- a CDS encoding acylase has product MAALLALLAVTACSEDTPEPQPPPPPQGPRFEATIRRTSHGIPHITGKDLGSVAYGQGYAFAQDHFCSLADQVIKVRGERARYLGPGPGNAHVASDLGYLSLDLYTRARQAVPRLKADVRTMLQGYVAGYNRYLEETGPGGLPAACANAAWAKPIDEVDLMAYHISLGLLTSSFQFISAIAAAQPPAPPGITTLPQETFEAPSLEQLQALRERDVGSNGWAIGAERAQGGRGMLVANPHFPWQGELRFWESHLTVPGVMNVYGVGLLGVPGVLIGFNDHIAWTHTVSAGQRMTLYRLKLAPGKPTHYLYDGKEWPLTARTHTVSVLQPDGSLVPLTRTLYSSHFGPIIVIPGAADWSPQVAYTYCDANLTNTQMISQFHGMNRAKNLQEFQEAFATHQGIPWVNTVAADRDGTTWYVDGAAAPNLSNAAIQSWLKASSGADPLATQLLRSANLVLLDGSTSANAWVEAPGARTPGLVPFSQAPKLSRRDFVFNANDSYWLTNPAAPLPELSPMHGFARRAPSPRTRMNMQMLTEVTPAGASGADGKFTLDELQAAILNNRSITSELLLAQVVERCQRTPSATYGGKTVDLTKACATLSAWNGRFDADSTGAVLWREFTGIYPGPHFFDKGSLFLQGFNPDAPITTPNTLVPAPSTGEDPALVNLAQAVTVLQGANIALDVPLATVQFAPRGDKRIGLHGGLHRDGVANVISYDTLQSTVVDQPPARGPVLVPATGLTSEGYVVANGSSFLMALEFTGQGVNARALLTYSESSDPASPYYRDQTELFARKQWRAVRFTEEDILADPALTQVTLSAD; this is encoded by the coding sequence GAGGACACCCCCGAGCCACAGCCGCCGCCTCCACCCCAGGGGCCTCGCTTCGAGGCCACCATCCGGCGCACCAGTCACGGCATCCCCCACATCACGGGCAAGGACCTGGGCAGCGTGGCGTATGGCCAGGGCTATGCGTTCGCCCAGGACCACTTCTGCTCCCTGGCGGATCAGGTCATCAAGGTCCGCGGCGAGCGCGCGCGCTACCTGGGCCCGGGCCCCGGCAATGCCCACGTGGCCAGCGATCTCGGCTACCTGTCCCTGGATCTCTACACGCGCGCGCGCCAGGCCGTGCCTCGGCTGAAGGCCGACGTCCGGACGATGCTCCAGGGGTACGTCGCGGGCTACAACCGCTACCTCGAGGAGACGGGCCCCGGTGGCCTGCCCGCCGCGTGCGCCAACGCCGCGTGGGCCAAGCCCATCGATGAAGTGGACCTGATGGCGTATCACATCAGCCTGGGGCTGCTCACGAGCAGCTTCCAGTTCATCTCCGCCATCGCCGCCGCCCAGCCTCCGGCCCCCCCGGGCATCACCACGCTGCCCCAGGAGACCTTCGAGGCCCCCTCGCTGGAGCAGCTCCAGGCGCTGCGCGAGCGGGACGTCGGCAGCAACGGGTGGGCCATTGGCGCCGAGCGCGCGCAGGGGGGCCGGGGCATGCTCGTGGCCAACCCCCACTTCCCGTGGCAGGGCGAGCTGCGTTTCTGGGAGAGCCACCTCACCGTCCCCGGCGTGATGAATGTCTACGGGGTGGGACTGCTGGGCGTGCCGGGCGTGCTCATCGGCTTCAACGATCACATCGCCTGGACGCATACGGTCTCGGCCGGCCAGCGCATGACGCTCTACCGGCTCAAGCTCGCGCCCGGCAAGCCCACCCACTACCTCTATGACGGCAAGGAGTGGCCGCTGACGGCGCGCACGCACACCGTCTCCGTGCTCCAGCCGGACGGCTCGCTCGTGCCGCTGACGCGCACGCTCTACAGCAGCCACTTCGGGCCCATCATCGTCATTCCGGGCGCCGCGGATTGGAGCCCCCAGGTCGCGTACACCTATTGCGATGCGAACCTGACCAACACGCAGATGATCTCCCAGTTCCACGGGATGAACCGGGCGAAGAACCTGCAGGAGTTCCAGGAGGCCTTCGCCACCCACCAGGGCATTCCCTGGGTCAACACGGTGGCGGCGGACCGTGACGGCACCACCTGGTACGTGGATGGCGCGGCGGCCCCCAACCTGAGCAACGCGGCCATCCAGTCCTGGCTCAAGGCCTCCTCGGGCGCGGACCCGCTGGCGACCCAGCTGCTGCGTTCGGCCAACCTCGTGCTGCTGGATGGCAGCACCTCGGCCAACGCGTGGGTGGAGGCGCCGGGGGCCCGGACCCCTGGGCTGGTGCCCTTCTCCCAGGCGCCGAAGCTGTCGCGCCGGGACTTCGTCTTCAACGCCAACGACAGCTACTGGCTGACCAACCCGGCGGCGCCCCTGCCGGAGCTCTCGCCGATGCATGGCTTCGCGCGCCGGGCCCCGTCCCCGCGCACGCGCATGAACATGCAGATGCTCACCGAGGTAACCCCCGCGGGGGCCTCCGGCGCGGACGGCAAGTTCACGCTCGACGAGCTCCAGGCCGCGATTCTCAACAACCGCAGCATCACCTCGGAGCTGCTGCTCGCCCAGGTGGTGGAGCGCTGCCAGCGCACGCCCTCGGCCACCTACGGCGGCAAGACCGTGGACCTCACCAAGGCCTGCGCGACGCTCAGCGCCTGGAACGGCCGCTTCGACGCGGACAGCACCGGCGCGGTGCTCTGGCGTGAGTTCACCGGCATCTACCCGGGGCCGCACTTCTTCGACAAGGGCTCGCTCTTCCTCCAGGGGTTCAACCCGGACGCGCCCATCACCACGCCCAACACCCTGGTGCCCGCCCCGTCCACGGGGGAGGACCCGGCGCTGGTCAACCTCGCGCAGGCGGTGACCGTGCTCCAGGGGGCGAACATCGCCCTGGACGTCCCGCTGGCCACCGTGCAGTTCGCCCCCCGGGGTGACAAGCGCATCGGCCTGCACGGAGGCCTGCACCGGGACGGCGTGGCCAACGTCATCTCCTACGACACCCTGCAGTCCACGGTCGTCGATCAGCCTCCGGCCCGGGGCCCGGTGCTCGTCCCCGCAACCGGTTTGACCTCCGAGGGTTACGTCGTCGCCAACGGCTCCAGCTTCCTCATGGCCCTGGAGTTCACCGGGCAAGGCGTGAATGCGCGGGCCTTGCTGACGTACAGCGAGTCCTCGGATCCGGCCTCGCCCTACTACCGCGACCAGACCGAGCTCTTCGCGCGCAAGCAGTGGCGCGCGGTCCGCTTCACCGAGGAGGACATCCTCGCGGACCCGGCCCTGACGCAGGTCACCCTCTCGGCCGACTAG